The Meriones unguiculatus strain TT.TT164.6M chromosome 16, Bangor_MerUng_6.1, whole genome shotgun sequence genomic sequence AGCACTTTGAGAATGGGCTCAGTCTTTAGAAACTTTTGAAATGAAGTGGGGCTGATCAGAGGCTGATACCAGGTGCTCAAGGACACCTTTGTCTTTGAAAACACAAAGCACTCCAGAGACTACAGTCGTTGAAAAGAAGTAATTGTTCCCATAGAACTGGCATACATTTGTAAGCTGCTCATCAAATAGAGAATGTATGGCTCATTGTAAAGATTATCTCTAATCCACATGAATTGTAATTATTTATGCTTCTTTTTATGTAACTTCTCTTGTTGCCTTACATCCTCTCTACTCTTATTAGATTTTCAATTGTTTGGCTCTGATTTATctagttatgtgtgtgtgtttgattctGCTTGGtctaaatttttaaaatcccaGGACATTGGTGAccgaaacaaagaaaaaggaaaggacgtaccgctcctaggtatggtgggttagaaagtttattatagataaagaGCATAGCCAgagcagggacatctgggagagtccagagtggacatgaccctgaactaTTTCAGGAGAGTGGGAGGCGAGAGAGGAGAGCAGCTGCTGACCGTGAGACTGGCCAAGAAAGTAGATGAAAAGATCaagtaaccaaaatggttggattttGGTTATATAGGGAAGGGCAGCCCAGACCCTGCATAGATCTGCTATGACAGCCAGAAGGACCCAGTATCTGGTAGGAACTAAGAGGCTTAGGAATACCTGGCATCCAggtctgttttgatatgttaagtaggcacctcagcccctttgtcttgtGTTTGTGACCTTACACTCCCGTAGATTTAGAGGGGCCTGtgttcttggtgtcctccatcccttctggcttttatactcTTTTTGGAAGCCTTCTCTTCTGCAGGGTTACTGTGCTcttgaggggagggatttgataaagacatcccatttagggcctagtgttccaaggtctctcactctctgggCCATGTAACTTTCTGATACATGGAGTTAAAGATCCTGACACATGAACCAGAATCAGCATTGACTATACTCGGCCCTTGCTCACACTGCCCTGTATTTCTTCACTTCATCTGATTGGTAAATGACCTTCAGAGTGACTGTTTTGCCCCagatcttcttcctctccctatCTTAGCAAGTACATCAAACATTTAAAGATGTGTGAAAAACTCTCCAAGGTAACCTGCTAGGCCTGGCATGGCTGTTTCTTTCAATTCAAGAATTACTGTTATTGAAGTGTGTTTGCTTAATGGACCTCACGTTCTttcttggtttatttgtttttaaagagaaatttctTTAGTGTGTTGTTTCTCAACTGATCAAGACTTTCTGGAtagatttctttcttctgtgttatCTATAATCCAGGTGAAATAGCTTCATTCAAAACTGCAAACATAAAGTGTTCCTTTCATGCTttaccctcccccctttctgaaATTCCCCTGCTTGCACACCTGATTCACAACTTTGACTTGTCCACTCTTTTGCAAAGATATCAATCCTGGCTATTGATCCATAATTTTTGCATGGTGTTCATCAAGAATTAATCAACCTGTTATGTAGCAAATCACTTGAGAAGGTAAGGAAAATGTTAATAGGAAATGGCATGCCTCCTGTGTGCTTGTGGATAAACATTACACACAGGTTGGGCTCTTAGGCATCAGTGCCTTCTACTTGGTTGCCAACAGGAGAAATGAGAGCTACTGTATCTCAGGGTAAGAATTTATGAACTCTTGCCCATTATGAAATTATTCCTGCTTACATATCACAGATGGCCTTCTAATTTTGGTAACAACTTTCTACTAATTAAAGTAGGCAGGTTTTATTCTGGAAACACAGTGTGGCTCTTTCCACTTTGAATGCTTGATATGAGTCCTAAAAAGATTTCAGTTTTTCCTGAGTTTTGCTGTGATGCAAACATTTCCTTAGCCTCTTCCTAATTCATTGCTTTCTCTAAAATCATTCTTGGTACACTATTCCTGTTCTCTGTAAATAAGTTTTCATTTGTGTCTAATGGAATCTTTAAGCGTTCTTTATGGTTTTTTATAAAGAAACACACATTTTCAAGATTGTTAGAGAGCGAAACTCTTTAGTAAACCATTTATCTCCTAGTCCAGGCCATTTGTATACTGTCTCTCTTGTTAGTAAGTGCCCTGGAGTAGCAGAAAGGTATCATTAGACCAAGTTTTCATATTGTCGTTTTCTCCATTCTAAAGTGTTAGGTGTGTGTATCAGCTAGCTCTGAGGAATAAGTTTTAACATTCATAAGGTTACTTGAGACATCTCCAATTCAGCAGAAAgctctatttttttctagtttcagttGATACATGCCAGATccatttagggtttttttttttttcttggttttttgtttgtttgtttgttttagttaaaataaaataatattaaaaacctGTATGTATGGCACATATAGTTAATTGGTTCCAACTCTGCCACTGGCCTGCTGTTTAGCCTAGGAGGGCTAAATCACAGCTGGGTTAAAACGTCTAGACCAAGCTGAAATAAGCAGGGAAGGGTAGAATCCAGGAGTTAGGTGGATGAGGACTGGTCTTCTGCCATCTTTCCCTAGTTCTTTTTCTGTCCTGCTCAGGTACTTTTGTCTTCAGCCTTGGCTGTAGGGAACCCAGCTATACATTTGTCTTTGCATAATGTCTACCTGTATTTTTCCAGCCAGGAAATCTGGTCTAGCTGTTGATACATAAATCAAGTTCATTCCTGTCTCACTGACCAAAAGCTTAGTAAACCATCTTGCACAGAGAAAGTATTTATTTCAGCTAATAGTTTGAGAGGCTTTAGTCCACAGTTActtgtcttcatttttttctgaccATGTAATAAGACGGAATAACACTGTTGGGAGCATGTTGATaagctgctcacctcatggcagccaggaagcaagaAGTAGAGAGGAGCAGGAACAAGATATACCCTTCAAGGACTTGCTTTCCATGACTTACTTCCTCTAACAAGCCTCTAACAAAGCTTGGAAAGCTTTTACCAGCTCATATATTCCAAGTACTTGCGAATCTATAAATGGAATAATCCTTTCATCCAGTCAGAACCCTTATGGTTCAGTTACCTCCTCAAGGTTTGGCCTCTGAATGTTGCTGAACAAGGATCAAGCTTTCAGCACGTGAGCTTTGGGGAAGGAGGTACAGTTAGGCTCCAAACCGTTTGTAAACAAGCACAGTCTTGAGGTTTCTAATGGCTTTGTCTGTTAGTAGTGAGGAGAAAcagaatgttttcattaaaatctTGTTATAGAGAAGACAAGATGGTTTTGGCTAAAAGCAGATATGGAGGGGAGACTAGCTACAAAGTTTGATAAAGAGTTGCAGCCATTATTTCAGGCTGTGTTTGGGTGACTATCATGAGTGTGCATCAGTATAGTCAATGACCAGCACTCTCCAGTCAGAGCCTGGCCTGGTTTATAAAAAGGGAGGCCGTACTTGTAAAGCCATGGTGTGCTGTTTAAGCTACTGCCTGTCCCACAGACACTgacatgaatgcatgtgtgtgctgttaAGGAACTTTGCTGTTTAGTCTTCTCCAAAGAAAATCGTGAATGTGAAATGTGTCTTTTGTAGCAACGTAGAAAGTAGCAGTAAAATATTAAGCAGcataaaaatgggaaaataaaaaatggaCAGTGCTGAGAAAATACcatgttttttttaatggatCAGTGGATAAACACCTCCATTTATCTTTGGGACTTCATTTTACCAGTAGTACTTTGAGGTATAATTTATAGATTATGAAATTCCCTTACTAAATTAGCATGTTGCCGTTACTAAAGGAAAATGTCGGTTTTTAGAGACAAAGATGCACTTTGTTCTGACAAATAGAAAATTTATACATTTGTTTCATGCCCTTATGCATGGCTGATTACAAATTTGATTTTATGCCAATTCACTTAAAAAGTTAGAATACAACCTCTGCTCTAGGGAGTTGGAATAACTATGATACCATTCATCTTACAGATGCTGTTGCCACAGCTTTTGCCTCCTTTTGTACTTTATCATTCTGATGATATAGTTGTGAAAAATGCTCTGCCTGatggctttctttccttttatctcAGATCACAAAACCCTCCATAGTTCATTTAAAACTTTGAGGAAATGGAAACCCAAATGATTTAAAGATTAAGTTTAGTTACCTTCTGCAAATTGGTTTTGGAAGTATAGATAATCAAAAAGTAAGAATAGTTttaaattttggatatatatagtATGatggtagatttttttaaatatagagagtttatttaaatatattctttgcAGAGCAGGAAAAGCATGCCTTTGAATGTGTTTATAtggttacatttttttctttttttttatgaaaaactTGTACAGTCCCAACCCTGCATTTCTATTCTGTTCCTTATTTATGACTATAGTAAGTTACTAAAATTTTGTCACAGATTTCATATACTTTCTGAAAATTAATGTTCTTTTAAGCTCAGACCACCAAAGATATTTGCAATCAtttcaccttttttctttttttttttcaaataaaggtATGTGTATAGTGAAGGTTTGAAATATACAATTGACTGTGAGTGTTAGCTCTCAAGTGTGAATATGCTGAATTTTGCAGGAAATCGGAGGATGCAAATTCCTAGGTGCTCCTGGAAGCTTTTCCCTTGGGTAGCCCTATAATCCCATGTTTATATTGGAGGTTCCTGGGCAGCAGCATCCAGATGCACAGCAGCAGATTTTAATAACTCTAACTCTATAATTTTAGATGCACCCCAGCTATAACCTGTAACTCCTCTCATGCCCAGCATAGCTATAGTAGTGAGGTATGCAGGAGCCTAATGTGATTCTGCAAAAAGCAGGAATTCCAGTGTCTATTCATTCAATATATACTTTGTGGATTCATACTTAACCAATTCTAGCCTAGTCAAATATAGAGTTGAGGAATAAAATAGTCAAAACAAAATAGTAAGCATGTACCCATCATATGGGGTGCTGTCAGCATTCCTAGAGACCTGATTCCATAGGCTTAGAATTCTGTATTTTAGAACAAGTAACCCAGTTGATTTTGAGGCATGTGATGCTGAGACCATAGGAAGCACTGATGTAGGAGATCTGTGCCTGCACAGGTACATAAATGGTGTAGTTGTGAAGGTCCCACAAAGCAAATGGGTACTAGAGTTGGCTTAATGTTCTCTTGATGCCTTGGAATTCCTGATAGCTTGTGAGCAAAGAAGTCTTGTATTTCCTGAAAATTGTGTAGCCAGTGTAAACAAGTGTCTGTTCTGTAGGACAGTTCCTTGACAAACTTGAGTTGTGGTTATTAAGCAATAATTTCTTGCCCATTGGCATTAGATCACAGTCTCTAAGGCCTCTTCTAAACTTTAAAGATGAACAGCTGTCATTCATCACCAGATCCAGAAtaggatacattttttttcaaggaattaGATTGTGATTCCTAGTCTGAATGTGAACACCTGTGTTTGTGTTATCCTAACATACTTTTCTTCCCTCCAGGATGgcacaaaacagaaaagagagcGGAAGAAAACTGTATCATTCAGCAGTATGCCAACTGAGAAGAAGATCAGCAGTGCAAGTGACTGTATCAACTCAATGGTTGAGGGTTCTGAACTCAAAAAGGTTCGTTCTAACTCCAGGATTTATCATCGGTATTTTTTGCTGGACGCTGACATGCAAAGCCTGAGGTGGGAGCCATCTAAGAAGGATTCTGAGAAAGCCAAGATTGATATCAAATCTATCAAGGAAGTGAGAACAGGGAAGAACACAGATATATTCCGCAGCAATGGCATTTCCGAGCAGATATCTGAAGATTGTGCATTCTCAGTCATATATGGAGAGAATTATGAGTCACTTGATTTGGTTGCCAATTCTGCAGATGTTGCGAACATCTGGGTGACAGGACTCCGATACCTGATTTCTTATGGGAAACATACACTCGATATGTTAGAAAGTAGCCAAGACAACATGAGGACTTCTTGGGTTTCACAAATGTTTAGTGAAATTGATGTAGATGACCTTGGACATATAACGCTATGTAATGCTGTTCAGTGTATCAGAAACCTCAACCCTggtttaaaaacaagcaaaattgAGCTTAAGTTCAAAGAATTGCATAAATCAAAGGACAAAGCTGATACTGAAATCACAAAGGAAGAATTTATTGAGGTTTTTCATGAACTTTGTACTAGACCTGAAATTTACTTCCTTTTAGTTCAGTTTTCAAGCAATAAAGAATTCCTTGATACCAAGGACCTTATGAtgtttcttgaggcagaacaGGGTGTAGCGCATATAAATGAGGAAATAAGCCTTGAAATTATTCACAAATATGAGCCATCTAAAGAAGGCCAGGAAAAGGGATGGCTCTCCATAGATGGCTTCACTAATTACCTGATGTCTCCTGATTGTTTGATATTTGACCCAGAACATAAGAAGGTCTGTCAGGATATGAAGCAACCTCTGTCTCATTACTTTATAAACTCATCTCATAATACATACTTAATAGAGGATCAGTTTCGGGGACCCTCTGACATCACAGGCTATATCCGAGCTCTTAAAATGGGTTGCAGGAGTGTTGAATTAGATGTGTGGGACGGGCCGGATAATGAGCCTGTGATTTACACTGGCCACACCATGACCTCGCAGATAGTCTTCCGCAGTGTCATTGACATTATTAACAAGTATGCATTCTTTGCCTCTGAGTACCCTCTTATCTTATGTTTAGAAAATCACTGTTCTATTAAACAACAGAAAGTGATGGTTCAACACATGAAGAAAATTTTAGGAGACAAGCTATACACAACATCACCCAACATGGAGGAATCTTATCTACCATCCCCAGATGTCCTGAAAGGGAAAATACTAATCAAAGCAAAGAAGCTATCTTCAAGTTGCTCTGGTGTGGAAGGGGATGTTACTGATGAAGATGAAGGAGCAGAAATGTCTCAGAGGATGGGGAAAGAGAACGTAGAGCAATCCAACCATGTGCCTGTAAAGCGGTTTCAGCTTTGCAAAGAACTGTCTGAACTGGTGAGCATCTGTAAGTCAGTCCAGTTTAGAGAATTTCAGGTATCATTTCAGGTGCAGAAATACTGGGAAGTCTGTTCCTTTAATGAAGTGCTTGCTAGCAAGTATGCCAATGAGAACCCTGGGGACTTTGTAAATTACAATAAGCGTTTTCTTGCCAGGGTCTTTCCTAGTCCAATGAGAATTGACTCTAGTAACATGAACCCTCAAGATTTTTGGAAATGTGGCTGTCAGATTGTAGCCATGAACTTTCAGACTCCGGGACTGATGATGGACCTGAACATTGGCTGGTTTAGGCAGAATGGAAACTGTGGCTATGTCCTTCGACCAGCCATCATGAGGGAAGAAGTCTCCTTCTTCAGCGCCAACACAAAGGACTCTGTCCCTGGAGTTTCACCTCAGTTACTTCACATCAAAATCATAAGTGGCCAGAACTTTCCCAAACCCAAAGGATCAGGGGCCAAAGGGGATGTGGTAGATCCTTACGTCTATGTGGAAATCCACGGAATTCCTGCTGACTGTGCAGAGCAAAGGACAAAAACTGTGAACCAGAACGGAGATGCTCCCATTTTTGATGAAAGCTTTGAATTTCAAATCAACCTCCCTGAACTAGCCATGGTGCGCTTTGTGGTTCTGGATGATGACTACATCGGGGACGAATTTATTGGCCAGTACACGATTCCCTTTGAATGTTTACAGACGGGCTACCGTCATGTCCCTCTGCAGTCCTTGACAGGAGAGCTCCTTGCCCATGCCTCCTTGTTCGTCCATGTGGCTATTActaacagaagaggaggagggaaaccTCACAAAAGGGGCCTTTCtgtgagaaaagggaagaagtcCCGGGAATACGCATCTCTGAGAACATTGTGGATTAAAACTGTAGATGAGGTATTCAAGAATGCCCAGCCCCCCATACGGGATGCCACGGACCTGAGAGAGAACATGcaggtgtgtgttcatgtttaaatttctattttgtgtgtctatgatttatatatatttattttttgcaatagTGTAATTTTAatagtatatttaattttaaatactttGTAAATTTCCACCACTTGTTAGAGTCTCATTTCTCAACATTAAAAGCTGTAGCTGAAATATTGATTGTATGCTGGAATAAACTGGTCTTGTTGCTGATTCATAAGCTGCTTACCCATGTTCCTCTTATGGCCAGTTAACAGCTATGTTTTTTAATGTGGTATATATGGGAATCTCTGATGTTGTTGAATATTATTTCTTTAGATTGAACACAAATTGATGACCTATCAAAAGGGAGATTGGTTAAAGTAAAAGGGATGTGTTCCAGATCTTTCTTAAGGAACATTTAAATGACCAAGTGTTCTCTTGATTTTAGAggatatttacataaaatatttatggtAAATGTATTTGTGAAAGTCTTAAGATGATAATTTGTTCTGAAATGACGTGTCTCAGCATTCAGTTAAGAAGTGCATATGTGTTAAGGATAGGCCACATATCTAGCTGTGTGCTAGGATTGGTGAGGATGTATATCTAGATGCCTAGGTTCTTCCTTAAAGAGAGCTCACAGCATTGTGTGAGCTCCATGTGGCAGGCACGCTgacatgtttgtttgttcttttaaaaagatacattgattttattttatacgtATGTGCAGGCACCACAtttatgcctggtgcccacagagaccagaagaggttcagatcccctgggactggagttaaatACTGTTGTGAGCTggcatgtgagtgctaggaatcaaatccaggttATCTGGAAGAGCAATCGGAGCTATtagccactgaggcatctctttaTCCCCTTTGTTTGTTCTTAAGCCACTATTATAAAAATAGTAAACTCTAACCAAGGAAACACTTTCAATATATGTACCCTATCTAATTCTGTAGCCACCTCATGAATAAGAAGTTGCCTGCAATCAGTACATTTATCATCTTCCTCTCAAGGTCAAAGCATAACCAAAACTGGAAGGGTTTCTCCATTGTTGAGGGTGCATGCATTTTGGCAAATCCTCAGTTCTGAATAAACCACATTGTCTCCTGCCTGTGGCTACTGGTGAGCATATGGAACACAATTCCTTTTGGGATCTGTTAGGGGTCAGCCATCATGCCTTCAGGACCTATCTGTACTGAACCACACAGAGCCTTCTGTAGTGGTGCTTAGTAAGCATGTGCTGTGTGTTGTCTATCTGGCTGTGAGAGTGTGGTAGGAGCCAATAAACAGCAGCCAGTCCTTGATGGACTTGTGCTGCAGGTAGTGGTGGCTGGTGGAAAGAGGAAATACAGGCTGAGGTGACAGATGCAGGATATATTGTGAAGAAAAACGGAGTTATCACAGACTGCTTGGGGGAAGATACTCTAGACATCACAATAATTTATTTCTATACATGGTCACAAAATGATTTTGAACAAGATGATGCATAGCTTGATGTCCATGTTTAAAGCAATATTGATAAAAATGAACTGTTTAAATTCAAAACTTATTTATAGAACATGAATTGCTTACAAGCTTAGATCTGCCCTTTTGGCCACCTGCTCTGTCCAAACAGGACACAAGCATGCCTAGAGTCATATACCTGACGTATACTCTGACTAGAATGTATGCGTGCGTATGTGTATGGGGGCTGttttagaatggcttacaggctgtgctCCCTCTAGTCCAACAATGGTTATCTACTAATGAAAGGTCCAAGAAACCACTGGTTGCTCACTGGacatctcagctggtcttcaatatacactggaatcctgaagaagtaggctctaatgccagtgaaagtATGAGCTTGCTAGTTGAGAGTAAGAGCAAGCAGTCAAAGAAAGACAAGgctttcttcttctatgccctttGTATAGATTttcagcagaaggtgtggcccagattaaaggtgggtcttcccacttccaAGATCTAATCCAGATTAGAAATGGGTCTTTATACTTCAAATGGTTTAATTAAGAAAAACTCCCTTGCATGTATGCCCagccatttgggttttagttaattccagatgtagtcaagttgacaaccaagtaGAGCCACCACAATGACCAAAGGTCTcctttctattttgcagaatgcAGTGGTGTCATTCAAGGAGCTATGTGGCCTCTCCTCAGTGGCCAACCTCATGCAGTGCATGCTGGCTGTGTCTCCTCGCTTCCTGGGGCCTGACAATACCCCCCTGGTGGTCTTGAATCTTAGTGAGCCCTACCCCACCATGGAGCTGCAGGCCATAGTGCCTGAGGTTCTGAAGAAGATTGTCACAACATATGACATGGTGAGTCCTGTTCTGTTCCTGGGAGGAGAGCTGGATACCATGCCAGATGGGCTCAACCTGCTTTTGCTAACCTGTCCTTTTTTTTGT encodes the following:
- the Plcl2 gene encoding inactive phospholipase C-like protein 2 isoform X2, whose product is MAECGRGAAGGALPTSPGPALGAKGALKAGAGEGGGGGAGGRLGHGRARFDSGGVSNGDCSLGVSGDEARASPARGPLGVALARTPSPAAAPGPRDSKPGGLPRRSSIIKDGTKQKRERKKTVSFSSMPTEKKISSASDCINSMVEGSELKKVRSNSRIYHRYFLLDADMQSLRWEPSKKDSEKAKIDIKSIKEVRTGKNTDIFRSNGISEQISEDCAFSVIYGENYESLDLVANSADVANIWVTGLRYLISYGKHTLDMLESSQDNMRTSWVSQMFSEIDVDDLGHITLCNAVQCIRNLNPGLKTSKIELKFKELHKSKDKADTEITKEEFIEVFHELCTRPEIYFLLVQFSSNKEFLDTKDLMMFLEAEQGVAHINEEISLEIIHKYEPSKEGQEKGWLSIDGFTNYLMSPDCLIFDPEHKKVCQDMKQPLSHYFINSSHNTYLIEDQFRGPSDITGYIRALKMGCRSVELDVWDGPDNEPVIYTGHTMTSQIVFRSVIDIINKYAFFASEYPLILCLENHCSIKQQKVMVQHMKKILGDKLYTTSPNMEESYLPSPDVLKGKILIKAKKLSSSCSGVEGDVTDEDEGAEMSQRMGKENVEQSNHVPVKRFQLCKELSELVSICKSVQFREFQVSFQVQKYWEVCSFNEVLASKYANENPGDFVNYNKRFLARVFPSPMRIDSSNMNPQDFWKCGCQIVAMNFQTPGLMMDLNIGWFRQNGNCGYVLRPAIMREEVSFFSANTKDSVPGVSPQLLHIKIISGQNFPKPKGSGAKGDVVDPYVYVEIHGIPADCAEQRTKTVNQNGDAPIFDESFEFQINLPELAMVRFVVLDDDYIGDEFIGQYTIPFECLQTGYRHVPLQSLTGELLAHASLFVHVAITNRRGGGKPHKRGLSVRKGKKSREYASLRTLWIKTVDEVFKNAQPPIRDATDLRENMQNAVVSFKELCGLSSVANLMQCMLAVSPRFLGPDNTPLVVLNLSEPYPTMELQAIVPEVLKKIVTTYDMMIQSLKALIENADAVYEKIVHCQKAGTSRSFEIC
- the Plcl2 gene encoding inactive phospholipase C-like protein 2 isoform X1, translating into MAECGRGAAGGALPTSPGPALGAKGALKAGAGEGGGGGAGGRLGHGRARFDSGGVSNGDCSLGVSGDEARASPARGPLGVALARTPSPAAAPGPRDSKPGGLPRRSSIIKDGTKQKRERKKTVSFSSMPTEKKISSASDCINSMVEGSELKKVRSNSRIYHRYFLLDADMQSLRWEPSKKDSEKAKIDIKSIKEVRTGKNTDIFRSNGISEQISEDCAFSVIYGENYESLDLVANSADVANIWVTGLRYLISYGKHTLDMLESSQDNMRTSWVSQMFSEIDVDDLGHITLCNAVQCIRNLNPGLKTSKIELKFKELHKSKDKADTEITKEEFIEVFHELCTRPEIYFLLVQFSSNKEFLDTKDLMMFLEAEQGVAHINEEISLEIIHKYEPSKEGQEKGWLSIDGFTNYLMSPDCLIFDPEHKKVCQDMKQPLSHYFINSSHNTYLIEDQFRGPSDITGYIRALKMGCRSVELDVWDGPDNEPVIYTGHTMTSQIVFRSVIDIINKYAFFASEYPLILCLENHCSIKQQKVMVQHMKKILGDKLYTTSPNMEESYLPSPDVLKGKILIKAKKLSSSCSGVEGDVTDEDEGAEMSQRMGKENVEQSNHVPVKRFQLCKELSELVSICKSVQFREFQVSFQVQKYWEVCSFNEVLASKYANENPGDFVNYNKRFLARVFPSPMRIDSSNMNPQDFWKCGCQIVAMNFQTPGLMMDLNIGWFRQNGNCGYVLRPAIMREEVSFFSANTKDSVPGVSPQLLHIKIISGQNFPKPKGSGAKGDVVDPYVYVEIHGIPADCAEQRTKTVNQNGDAPIFDESFEFQINLPELAMVRFVVLDDDYIGDEFIGQYTIPFECLQTGYRHVPLQSLTGELLAHASLFVHVAITNRRGGGKPHKRGLSVRKGKKSREYASLRTLWIKTVDEVFKNAQPPIRDATDLRENMQNAVVSFKELCGLSSVANLMQCMLAVSPRFLGPDNTPLVVLNLSEPYPTMELQAIVPEVLKKIVTTYDMMIQSLKALIENADAVYEKIVHCQKAAMEFHEHLHSIGTKEGLKERKLQKAVESFTWNITILKGQADLLKYAKNETLENLKQIHYAAVSCGLNKPGTENSEAQKQRRSLEVIPEKGSDENED